One part of the Devosia yakushimensis genome encodes these proteins:
- the rpmF gene encoding 50S ribosomal protein L32: protein MAVPKRKTSPMKRGFRRSADALAAPTYVEDKDSGELRRPHHVDLKTGMYRGRQILDVKK, encoded by the coding sequence ATGGCAGTGCCAAAACGAAAGACCTCGCCGATGAAGCGCGGCTTCCGCCGCTCGGCCGACGCTCTTGCCGCCCCCACCTATGTCGAAGACAAGGATTCGGGCGAGCTGCGTCGTCCGCATCACGTCGACCTCAAGACCGGCATGTATCGCGGCCGGCAGATTCTCGACGTCAAGAAATAA
- the fumC gene encoding class II fumarate hydratase — MSMRVESDSMGTINVPDNKYYGAQTARSLANFDIGGEKMPKEIVHAFGILKKAAALANHKLGLLDEKTRDLIVAAADEVIAGKLEDHFPLVVWQTGSGTQSNMNVNEVISNRAIELAGGTMGSKKPVHPNDHVNMSQSSNDTYPTAMHIAAVEALENYLFPRVEKLRNTLAAKSEEFMDVVKIGRTHLQDATPLTLGQEMSGWVAQLDLAVQAIKVTIPQLKELALGGTAVGTGLNAHPDYAVAVAKEIATLSGHDFVTAPNKYAVMAGHDAFVGTSGALKQLAAALMKIANDVRWLASGPRSGLGEITIPENEPGSSIMPGKVNPTQSEAMTMVAVQVMGNDAAIGFAASQGNFELNVFKPVIAYNFLQSVRLLADAARSFNDNCAIGIEPDRARIKELVDKSLMLVTALNRKIGYDNAAKIAKTAHKNGTTLREEAIALGLLTGEEFDAEVKPEQMVGPLKLKK; from the coding sequence ATGAGCATGCGCGTTGAATCGGACTCGATGGGCACCATCAATGTCCCGGATAACAAATATTACGGCGCGCAGACCGCACGGAGCCTGGCCAATTTTGATATTGGCGGGGAGAAGATGCCCAAGGAAATCGTCCATGCCTTCGGCATCCTCAAAAAGGCCGCGGCCCTGGCCAATCACAAGCTGGGCCTGCTTGATGAGAAGACGCGCGACCTGATCGTCGCCGCTGCCGATGAGGTGATTGCCGGCAAGCTGGAAGACCATTTCCCTCTCGTGGTCTGGCAGACCGGCTCGGGTACCCAGTCCAACATGAATGTCAACGAGGTAATCTCCAACCGCGCCATCGAGCTGGCCGGTGGAACCATGGGCTCCAAAAAGCCCGTTCACCCCAATGACCATGTCAATATGAGCCAGTCGTCCAACGACACCTATCCCACCGCCATGCATATCGCGGCGGTCGAGGCGCTGGAAAACTACCTCTTCCCGCGCGTCGAGAAGCTGCGCAACACGCTGGCCGCCAAGTCGGAAGAATTCATGGATGTGGTCAAGATCGGCCGCACCCACTTGCAGGACGCAACCCCCCTGACCCTGGGCCAGGAAATGAGCGGCTGGGTCGCCCAGCTCGATCTGGCCGTGCAGGCCATCAAGGTCACCATTCCCCAGCTCAAGGAACTGGCGCTGGGCGGCACCGCCGTCGGCACGGGGCTTAATGCCCATCCCGATTATGCCGTGGCCGTGGCCAAGGAAATCGCCACGCTTTCCGGCCATGACTTCGTCACCGCGCCCAATAAATATGCCGTCATGGCCGGTCACGACGCCTTTGTCGGCACGTCGGGGGCGCTGAAGCAACTGGCCGCCGCGCTGATGAAGATTGCCAATGACGTGCGCTGGCTGGCCTCGGGTCCGCGTTCGGGCCTGGGCGAAATCACCATTCCGGAAAACGAGCCGGGTTCTTCGATCATGCCGGGCAAGGTCAATCCGACCCAGTCGGAAGCCATGACCATGGTGGCCGTGCAGGTCATGGGCAATGACGCCGCCATCGGCTTTGCCGCGAGCCAGGGCAATTTCGAGCTCAACGTGTTCAAGCCCGTCATCGCTTACAATTTCCTGCAATCGGTGCGGCTCCTGGCCGATGCGGCCCGTTCCTTCAACGACAATTGCGCCATCGGCATCGAACCCGATCGCGCCCGCATCAAGGAACTGGTCGACAAGTCGCTGATGCTGGTAACCGCGCTCAACCGCAAGATCGGCTACGATAACGCCGCCAAGATTGCCAAAACCGCGCATAAGAACGGCACCACCCTGCGCGAAGAAGCCATCGCCCTGGGCCTGCTCACCGGCGAGGAATTCGACGCCGAAGTGAAGCCGGAACAGATGGTCGGCCCGCTCAAGCTCAAGAAGTAG